A window from Sinanaerobacter sp. ZZT-01 encodes these proteins:
- a CDS encoding PadR family transcriptional regulator, which yields MAREQLKTLTEPMYYVLLALTKEQHGYAIMQNITKLTEGRVEVGAGTLYALLSRFEKEGIVIQTREIERKKLYCLSELGEKLLTREYARLNQMVKDGDLFFNQDGTLPPIDRGGIEEEEEVLSAIENESKDEPEVPLGENVKKPKIVSKPKGLRHAFEKGLLTT from the coding sequence ATGGCAAGAGAGCAATTGAAAACTTTAACAGAGCCGATGTATTATGTACTATTAGCTTTGACAAAGGAGCAGCACGGGTATGCGATCATGCAGAACATTACAAAGCTTACAGAGGGACGGGTCGAGGTCGGTGCAGGAACTTTGTATGCATTGCTGTCTCGTTTTGAAAAAGAAGGAATTGTGATACAGACTCGGGAGATAGAGCGTAAAAAGCTGTACTGTTTGAGCGAATTAGGAGAGAAACTTTTAACTCGTGAGTATGCAAGGCTCAATCAAATGGTAAAGGATGGCGACTTATTTTTTAATCAAGACGGCACCTTGCCCCCAATTGACCGGGGTGGGATTGAAGAGGAGGAAGAAGTCTTATCCGCAATAGAAAATGAATCGAAAGATGAACCCGAAGTGCCTTTAGGGGAGAATGTGAAAAAACCGAAAATTGTGTCAAAACCAAAAGGCTTGCGTCATGCATTTGAAAAAGGTTTGTTAACAACATAG
- a CDS encoding SurA N-terminal domain-containing protein, producing MKIRRYLPLKWLALFSLLGIICFLGTVACKENQKNQYEMEPAYLKIGEKNISVNYVMKIDEKEVSLEEYRYHFLNMKKTMEDTDESCFINDTDGSSQRRLKSDTLTALREVYAIEKLAKKNKLALSQQEKEKINTDIKNQVHSLGSASAYKQALQASYMTNAIYQKIWETTFYYEKLYQYYFPGDKSADYETRQQLNQDEAIKNEVSLQAMIAEAADSLIVEYGPEYDLISIDSLY from the coding sequence ATGAAAATCCGAAGGTATCTGCCATTAAAATGGCTTGCCCTTTTTTCACTATTGGGTATTATTTGCTTTCTTGGAACAGTTGCATGCAAGGAAAATCAGAAAAACCAATATGAAATGGAACCTGCCTATTTAAAAATTGGAGAAAAAAACATTTCCGTAAACTATGTTATGAAAATCGATGAAAAAGAGGTATCCTTAGAAGAATATCGTTACCACTTTCTCAATATGAAAAAAACAATGGAAGATACAGACGAATCTTGTTTTATCAATGATACGGACGGCAGCTCACAACGCCGATTAAAATCCGATACATTGACAGCTCTAAGAGAAGTCTATGCCATTGAAAAACTTGCAAAAAAAAATAAGCTAGCTCTCTCCCAACAGGAAAAGGAAAAAATCAATACTGATATAAAGAATCAGGTTCATTCCTTGGGCAGCGCTTCTGCTTATAAGCAAGCATTACAGGCAAGCTATATGACGAATGCTATTTATCAGAAGATATGGGAGACAACTTTCTATTACGAGAAGCTGTATCAATATTATTTCCCCGGTGATAAATCCGCAGATTATGAAACTCGCCAACAGCTGAATCAGGACGAGGCTATAAAAAATGAAGTAAGTCTGCAAGCAATGATTGCAGAAGCTGCAGACTCCTTAATTGTAGAATATGGACCGGAATATGATTTGATTTCGATTGACAGTCTATATTAA
- a CDS encoding metal-dependent transcriptional regulator — MKLQESGENYLETILLLEQEKGMVRSVDIANKLDFTKASISRAMGILKREEYITVEDGGNIVLTEKGRKRAKSVYEKHRLIAQFLVEALEVGEETAEQDACRIEHIISEETFSQMKLWLEAAASFDDEFTQPLDR, encoded by the coding sequence ATGAAATTACAAGAATCCGGTGAAAATTATTTGGAAACCATTCTGCTGCTGGAGCAGGAAAAAGGAATGGTACGTTCCGTGGATATTGCAAATAAATTGGATTTTACAAAGGCAAGTATCAGCCGTGCTATGGGTATTTTAAAACGTGAAGAATATATTACCGTTGAAGATGGAGGAAATATTGTATTAACTGAAAAAGGAAGAAAACGAGCAAAAAGCGTTTACGAAAAACACCGTTTGATTGCACAGTTTTTAGTGGAAGCACTGGAGGTTGGTGAGGAGACGGCAGAGCAGGATGCCTGCCGAATTGAGCACATTATCAGTGAAGAAACGTTTTCTCAAATGAAGCTTTGGCTGGAAGCAGCGGCTTCTTTTGATGATGAGTTTACTCAACCGTTAGATCGGTGA
- the ybaK gene encoding Cys-tRNA(Pro) deacylase — MSKASISKTNALRLLDAKKIAHQIYTYNASNGFSDGLSVAKSIGKDPNQVFKTLVTQGSSKEYYVCVIPVSCELDLKKAAKHFKEKKVEMIPAKNITNITGYIKGGCSPIGMKKQFPTCIDQKAAAFDTIIVSGGRIGLQMELSVHSLCELTEAQLTDLTVE, encoded by the coding sequence ATGTCAAAAGCATCTATATCAAAGACGAACGCACTCCGTTTATTGGATGCAAAAAAAATTGCGCATCAAATCTATACTTATAATGCCTCGAACGGCTTTTCAGACGGTCTTTCTGTCGCAAAATCTATAGGAAAAGATCCAAACCAGGTATTCAAAACCTTAGTCACACAAGGAAGCAGTAAGGAATATTATGTCTGTGTTATTCCAGTTTCCTGTGAATTGGATCTAAAAAAAGCTGCAAAGCATTTTAAGGAAAAGAAGGTTGAAATGATACCAGCAAAAAATATTACAAATATCACTGGATACATAAAGGGGGGCTGCTCGCCCATCGGTATGAAAAAACAGTTTCCTACTTGTATCGATCAAAAAGCCGCTGCCTTCGATACAATTATCGTCAGCGGCGGCCGTATTGGTCTTCAAATGGAACTCTCCGTGCACTCTCTTTGCGAACTCACAGAAGCTCAGCTCACCGATCTAACGGTTGAGTAA
- a CDS encoding superoxide dismutase codes for MNEHYKFEVKPLPYSYDALEPHIGKSTLCFHHDKHLQSYVDNLNKTLADFPAYQDWSLEELIIRQDELPESIRTAVRNNAGGVYNHFLYFDGMAPANATEPSGKFKDKIEETFGSTEELEKKLKEAALSQFGSGWAYLVSDQDGNLSIVKTPNQDTPLTMGLCPVLAVDVWEHAYYLDYQNRRPDYYSNWFEVINWNEAEEKYNNCLQG; via the coding sequence ATGAACGAGCATTACAAATTTGAGGTAAAACCACTGCCCTATTCGTATGACGCACTTGAACCTCACATTGGAAAAAGCACACTTTGCTTTCATCATGACAAACATTTGCAAAGCTATGTAGATAATTTAAATAAAACACTGGCTGACTTCCCTGCCTATCAAGACTGGTCCTTAGAGGAACTCATCATACGACAGGACGAATTGCCGGAAAGCATTCGTACCGCAGTCAGAAATAATGCCGGAGGTGTATATAACCACTTTTTATATTTTGATGGTATGGCACCTGCAAATGCGACCGAACCATCTGGAAAGTTTAAAGATAAAATAGAAGAAACTTTCGGTTCAACAGAAGAACTTGAAAAGAAGTTGAAAGAAGCCGCACTCTCCCAATTTGGTTCTGGCTGGGCTTATTTAGTAAGCGATCAAGATGGCAATCTCAGCATAGTAAAAACACCAAATCAGGATACTCCTCTAACGATGGGTTTGTGTCCAGTCCTGGCAGTTGATGTTTGGGAGCATGCGTATTATCTAGATTATCAAAATCGTCGGCCAGACTACTACAGCAACTGGTTTGAAGTAATCAACTGGAATGAAGCAGAAGAAAAGTACAACAACTGTTTACAAGGGTAA
- a CDS encoding DUF2812 domain-containing protein codes for MLQNSRRKEKYCWHFWPFFKHGYQYIPEYLKEKEKRGFRFSSLGCFSVFAKYQKVEPQEVRYDIDVFRPKAYIDIQPYLDLCEDSGWELRWQWDEYKIFRAIDGKNPTVLQSDLQTRQEQEAGIIKRNFFSRLFFCIWFTFLFYILQSKWSWSQFYLDSYGDQWIVGVAFIIFIAGFFALFFQMCIAYRFYCNKKNQKEFEAGDSLKRIKRWMGIVKNMYSLFAFLAVIISVFLLVWDLDWSIFAGGIIGGAIGATLRVASIRSNWPSDVKMKGTHSSTYYFKIGILFLTFFSILSFAAWENKEILEKSNFCVKEITKSEDYYTPWLGGSCLIEVRQEKMINKIWVSLDEEIRGSKYFQVVESNGKREILMEREILKEKEREQYGDYDMGFLYPQKGRVLLRKGKTIYITDKK; via the coding sequence ATGTTACAAAATAGTAGAAGAAAGGAAAAATACTGCTGGCATTTTTGGCCGTTTTTCAAACATGGGTATCAATATATTCCAGAATATTTAAAAGAAAAAGAAAAAAGAGGATTTCGTTTTTCTTCTTTAGGGTGTTTCTCTGTTTTTGCAAAATATCAGAAAGTAGAGCCTCAAGAAGTGAGGTATGATATAGATGTTTTCCGCCCAAAGGCTTATATAGACATACAGCCTTATCTCGATTTATGTGAAGATTCGGGGTGGGAACTTCGATGGCAGTGGGATGAATATAAAATTTTTCGGGCGATAGACGGGAAGAATCCTACCGTGTTGCAATCCGATTTACAAACAAGACAAGAACAAGAAGCAGGTATCATAAAACGTAACTTTTTCAGTAGATTATTTTTTTGTATATGGTTTACTTTTCTGTTTTACATCCTTCAAAGTAAGTGGAGCTGGAGTCAATTCTATTTGGATTCTTATGGGGATCAATGGATAGTAGGTGTTGCTTTTATAATTTTTATCGCGGGCTTTTTTGCTTTATTTTTTCAAATGTGTATCGCATATCGTTTCTATTGTAATAAAAAAAATCAGAAAGAATTTGAAGCGGGAGATTCCTTGAAACGCATAAAAAGATGGATGGGCATTGTTAAAAATATGTACTCCTTATTTGCATTTCTTGCTGTGATTATAAGCGTTTTTTTGCTTGTATGGGACTTGGACTGGTCGATTTTCGCAGGAGGGATAATCGGAGGGGCAATCGGCGCTACACTTCGAGTTGCATCGATTCGATCTAATTGGCCGTCAGATGTAAAAATGAAAGGGACTCATTCCTCGACATACTATTTTAAAATCGGAATTCTGTTTCTTACTTTTTTTTCTATTTTATCTTTTGCTGCTTGGGAAAATAAAGAAATTTTAGAAAAAAGTAATTTTTGTGTAAAGGAAATTACAAAATCCGAAGACTATTATACACCTTGGCTTGGCGGAAGCTGCTTGATTGAAGTCAGACAAGAGAAGATGATAAATAAGATATGGGTGAGCCTTGATGAAGAAATCCGCGGATCAAAGTATTTTCAAGTCGTAGAGTCAAATGGAAAAAGAGAAATTTTGATGGAGCGCGAGATCTTAAAAGAAAAAGAAAGAGAGCAGTACGGGGACTACGATATGGGATTTTTGTATCCGCAGAAGGGTAGAGTCTTGCTTCGAAAAGGGAAAACGATTTATATTACAGATAAAAAATAA